In Microcebus murinus isolate Inina chromosome 20, M.murinus_Inina_mat1.0, whole genome shotgun sequence, the following are encoded in one genomic region:
- the ADCY7 gene encoding adenylate cyclase type 7, with product MPAKGRYLLNEGEEVPDQDALYEKYRLTSQHGPLLLTLLLVALSACAALIVIAFSRGDPSGQQAVLGTAFFSLAVFAALYVLVCTECLLRRWLSAWALLAWACLVALGYVLVLDAWTDAACAWDQVPFFLFVVFVVYTLLPFSTRAAVAVGAVSTASHLLVLGALTGAFSTPSVQAALQLLANAVIFLCGNLTGAFHKHQMQDAARDLFTYTVKCIQTRRKLRIEKRQQENLLLSVLPAHISMGMKLAIIERLKEHGDRRHLPDNNFHSLYVKRHQNVSILYADIVGFTRLASDCSPKELVVVLNELFGKFDQIAKAHECMRIKILGDCYYCVSGLPVSLPTHARNCVKMGLDMCEAIKQVREATGVDINMRVGIHSGNVLCGVIGLRKWQYDVWSHDVSLANRMEAAGVPGRVHITEATLNHLDKAYEVEDGHGQERDPYLKEMNIRTYLVIDPRSQRPPPSQHLPRPKGDAAALKMRASVRVTRYLESWGAARPFAHLSHRASVSSGETPVPSGQRTKAIPLRHRRTPDRAARPKGRPEDDSYDDEMLSAIEGLSSTRPCCSKSDDFHTFGSIFLEKGFEREYRLAPIPRARHDFACAGLVFVCILLVHVLLMPRTAALGVSFGLVACVLGLVLGLCFASEPSRCRPARGALRTISERVETQPLLRLSLAVLTIGGVLTVAVVNLPLTPFPALELPEGNVTDLQDASVGERTLCARLLPYYACSCMLGFIACSVFLRMSLEPKVVLLTVALVAYLVLFNLSPCWQQDCCGHVPGNLTNTTDTLSIVPRCSWRHLKTMINFYLVLFYATLLLLSRQIDYYCRLDCLWKKKFKKEHEEFETMENVNRLLLENVLPAHVAAHFIGDKLNEDWYHQSYDCVCVMFASVPDFKVFYTECDVNKEGLECLRLLNEIIADFDELLLKPKFSGVEKIKTIGSTYMAAAGLSVTPGHENQDLERQHAHIGVMVEFSIALMSKLDGINRHSFNSFRLRVGINHGPVIAGVIGARKPQYDIWGNTVNVASRMESTGELGKIQVTEETCTILQGLGYSCECRGLINVKGKGELRTYFVCTDTAKFQGLGLN from the exons ATGCCGGCCAAGGGGCGCTACCTCCTTAACGAGGGCGAGGAGGTTCCGGACCAGGACGCGCTCTACGAGAAGTACCGGCTCACCAGCCAGCACGGGCCGCTGCTGCTCACGCTCCTGCTGGTGGCCCTGTCTGCCTGCGCGGCCCTCATCGTCATCGCCTTCAGCCGCGGG GACCCGTCTGGACAGCAGGCTGTGCTGGGCACGGCGTTCTTCTCGCTCGCGGTGTTCGCGGCCCTCTACGTGCTGGTGTGCACCGAGTGCTTGCTCCGGCGGTGGCTCAGCGCCTGGGCGCTGCTCGCCTGGGCCTGCCTGGTGGCGCTGGGCTACGTGCTGGTGCTCGACGCGTGGACGGACGCGGCCTGTGCGTGGGATCAG GTGCCCTTCTTCCTGTTCGTCGTCTTCGTGGTGTACACACTGCTGCCCTTCAGCACGCGGGCCGCCGTCGCCGTGGGCGCCGTCTCCACCGCCTCCCACCTGCTGGTGCTCGGCGCCCTGACGGGGGCCTTCTCCACGCCCAGCGTCCAGGCGGCACTGCAG CTGCTGGCCAATGCTGTCATCTTCCTGTGCGGGAACCTCACGGGCGCGTTCCACAAGCACCAGATGCAGGACGCCGCCCGGGACCTCTTCACCTACACCGTGAAGTGCATCCAGACCCGCCGCAAGCTGCGCATTGAGAAGCGCCAGCAG GAGAACCTGCTGCTGTCCGTGCTGCCGGCCCACATCTCCATGGGCATGAAGCTGGCCATCATCGAGCGGCTCAAGGAGCATGGGGACCGGCGCCACCTGCCCGACAACAACTTCCACAGCCTCTACGTCAAGCGGCACCAGAACGTCAG CATCCTCTACGCGGACATCGTGGGCTTCACGCGGCTGGCCAGCGACTGCTCCCCCAAGGAGCTGGTGGTGGTGCTGAACGAGCTCTTCGGCAAGTTCGACCAGATCGCCAAG GCCCACGAGTGCATGCGGATCAAGATCCTGGGCGACTGCTACTACTGCGTGTCCGGCCTGCCCGTGTCGCTGCCCACGCACGCCCGGAACTGCGTGAAGATGGGGCTGGACATGTGCGAGGCCATTAA GCAGGTGCGGGAGGCAACGGGCGTGGACATCAACATGCGCGTGGGCATACACTCGGGGAACGTGCTGTGCGGAGTCATCGGGCTGCGCAAGTGGCAGTACGACGTGTGGTCCCACGACGTGTCCCTGGCCAACAGGATGGAGGCGGCCGGAGTCCCCGG CCGGGTGCACATCACAGAGGCGACGCTGAACCACCTGGACAAGGCGTACGAGGTGGAGGACGGGCACGGGCAGGAGCGTGACCCCTACCTGAAGGAGATGAACATCCGCACCTACCTGGTCATCGACCCCCGG AGCCAGCGGCCGCCGCCCAGCCAGCACCTGCCCAGGCCCAAGGGGGACGCCGCGGCGCTGAAGATGCGGGCGTCTGTGCGCGTGACCCGCTACCTCGAGTCCTGGGGCGCCGCGCGGCCCTTCGCGCACCTCAGCCACCGCGCGAGCGTGAGCAGCGGCGAGACCCCTGTCCCCAGCGGGCAGAGGACCAAG GCCATTCCCCTGCGGCACCGCCGGACCCCTGACAG GGCCGCACGCCCCAAGGGGCGGCCAGAGGACGACTCATACGATGACGAGATGCTGTCGGCCATCGAGGGGCTCAGTTCTACCAG gccctgctgctcCAAGTCCGACGACTTCCACACCTTCGGCTCCATCTTCCTGGAGAAGGGCTTCGAGCGAGAG TACCGCCTGGCGCCCATCCCCCGCGCCCGCCACGACTTCGCCTGTGCCGGCCTCGTGTTCGTCTGCATCCTGCTCGTGCACGTCTTGCTGATGCCCAG gaCAGCGGCTCTGGGTGTGTCCTTCGGGCTGGTGGCCTGTGTGCTGGGGCTGGTGCTGGGCCTGTGCTTTGCCAGTGAGCCCTCG AGGTGCCGCCCAGCCCGCGGGGCGCTCCGGACCATCTCCGAGAGGGTGGAGACGCAGCCCCTGCTGAGGCTGTCCCTGGCCGTCCTGACCATCGGCGGTGTGCTCACCGTCGCCGTCGTCAACCTG CCACTGACGCCGTTCCCCGCCCTGGAGCTGCCCGAGGGCAACGTGACGGACCTGCAGGATGCGAGTGTGGGGGAGAGGACCCTGTGTGCGCGCCTCCTCCCG tatTATGCCTGCAGCTGCATGCTAGGCTTCATCGCCTGCTCCGTCTTCCTGCGGATGAGCCTGGAGCCGAAGGTCGTGCTGTTGACCGTTGCCCTGGTGGCCTACCTGGTGCTCTTCAACCTGTCCCCGTGCTGGCAGCAGGACTGCTGTGGCCACGTCCCGGGCAACCTCACCAACACCACTGACACTCTCAG CATCGTCCCCAGATGTTCCTGGAGGCACCTGAAGACCATGATCAATTTCTACCTGGTCCTGTTCTATGCCACCCTCCTCTTGCTCTCCAGACAG ATTGACTATTACTGCCGCCTGGACTGTCTGTGGAAGAAGAAGTTCAAGAAGGAGCacgaggagtttgaaaccatggAGAACGTGAACCGCCTTCTTCTGGAGAACGTCCTGCCAGCCCACGTGGCAGCTCACTTTATTGGTGACAAGTTAAATGAG GACTGGTACCATCAGTCCTACGACTGCGTCTGTGTCATGTTCGCCTCGGTGCCGGATTTCAAAGTGTTCTACACGGAGTGCGACGTCAACAAGGAAGGCCTGGAGTGCCTGCGGCTGCTCAACGAGATCATCGCCGACTTCGACGAG CTGCTGCTCAAGCCCAAGTTCAGTGGTGTGGAGAAGATCAAGACCATTGGCAGCACATACATGGCAGCTGCAGGGCTCAGCGTCACCCCAGGGCACGAGAACCAG GACCTGGAGCGGCAGCACGCCCACATCGGCGTCATGGTGGAGTTCAGCATCGCCCTCATGAGCAAGCTGGACGGCATCAACA